In Aptenodytes patagonicus chromosome 6, bAptPat1.pri.cur, whole genome shotgun sequence, one genomic interval encodes:
- the C6H2orf69 gene encoding mitochondrial protein C2orf69 homolog, with the protein MSRRCPPAAASLLRGLVGPAALCLSRSMSMSMSMSLCGAPAACAAGPAGGGSGAGFSSARLSPPWLRLPEVPGADPHRANELLLLLPPAPRGPAPPQHHVVYFPGDVQNYHDIMSCHPENFQWEHWSFENVATILARRFPNSFIWVVKCSRMHLHKFSCYDNFVASNMFGAPEHSTDFGAFKHLHALLVNAFRLSQNILLSQKSVHGVSKDAKIAACKPQPQSVPATNGCSSTERERDCECSNNSAMNFIIPSAVGAVSFTLIGFSKGCVVLNQLLYELKEAKKDKNTDAFLKNIKAIYWLDGGHSGGSNTWVTYPEVLKELAQTGIEVHAHVTPYQVFDTMRSWIGREHEKFVQILEEFGVEINDQLHFADDVPSLDNHFRIHEVF; encoded by the exons ATGAGCAGGCGCTGCCCGCCAGCCGCCGCCTCGCTGCTGCGGGGGCTCGTCGGCCCCGCTGCCCTGTGCCTGAGCAGGAGCATGAGCATGAGCATGAGCATGAGCCTCTGCGGGGCGCCTGCCGCCTGCGCCGCGGGGCctgcgggcggcggcagcggcgcgggcTTCTCCTCAGCGCGGCTGAGCCCGCCGTGGCTGCGGCTGCCCGAGGTGCCGGGCGCGGACCCGCACCGGGCcaacgagctgctgctgctgctgccgccggctccgcgcggcccggccccgccgcagcatCACGTTGTCTACTTCCCGGGGGACGTGCAG aactATCATGACATCATGTCTTGCCACCCAGAAAACTTTCAGTGGGAGCACTGgagttttgaaaatgttgctaCCATACTCGCTCGCCGGTTCCCTAATAGCTTTATTTGGGTTGTAAAGTGTTCTCGAATGCACCTGCACAAATTCAGTTGTTATGACAACTTTGTGGCAAGCAACATGTTTGGAGCACCAGAGCACAGCACTGACTTTGGAGCTTTCAAGCATCTCCATGCATTGCTAGTTAATGCATTCAGACTCTCTCAGAATATTCTGCTGTCCCAGAAAAGTGTGCATGGTGTCAGCAAGGATGCAAAAATAGCTGCTTGTAAACCACAGCCGCAGTCTGTTCCTGCAACGAATGGCTGCTCAtccacagaaagagagagagattgtgAATGCTCTAATAATTCTGCTATGAACTTCATTATACCGTCTGCTGTAGGTGCAGTGTCATTTACTTTGATTGGCTTCAGTAAAGGTTGTGTGGTTTTGAACCAGCTGCTTTATGAGCTGAAGGAAGCTAAAAAAGACAAGAATACAGATGCcttcttaaaaaatataaaagcaatttACTGGCTGGATGGTGGTCACTCGGGAGGAAGCAATACTTGGGTTACTTACCCTGAAGTGCTGAAAGAACTTGCACAGACAGGAATTGAAGTTCATGCTCATGTTACACCATACCAAGTGTTTGACACAATGAGGTCATGGATTGGGAGAGAGCATGAGAAATTTGTACAGATACTTGAAGAATTTGGTGTGGAAATAAATGATCAACTACATTTTGCTGATGACGTTCCCTCCTTAGATAACCATTTCAGAATTCATGAAGTATTTTGA